A stretch of Halococcus sediminicola DNA encodes these proteins:
- a CDS encoding glycosyltransferase, producing MQRAVGVVVPAYRPDVERLTEYVAAIDERLAPTAIRIELDAPRPGVVEQLSSLPATVATAPYRRGKGRAITMGFEALDTDILVFADADGSTPADSLASVVRSVLDGEADLAVGSRRHPDARIARHRTFARRRLGDTFAWLARRLLDPQLFDYQCGAKAISRAVWEGVREHLYEPGFAWDIELIAIAGALDQPIAEVPIEWHDQPDSTVSPVRTSLALARGLLAARHRAALIHENRLHSAIASQREEHPLVDVDDP from the coding sequence ATGCAGCGCGCCGTCGGGGTCGTCGTGCCGGCCTACCGGCCCGATGTCGAGCGCCTCACCGAGTACGTCGCCGCCATCGACGAACGCCTCGCCCCGACGGCCATCCGTATCGAACTCGACGCCCCTCGACCCGGCGTGGTCGAGCAGCTCTCTTCGCTCCCGGCGACCGTCGCCACGGCACCCTACCGCCGGGGGAAGGGTCGCGCCATCACGATGGGGTTCGAAGCGCTCGACACGGATATATTAGTATTCGCCGACGCCGACGGCAGCACGCCCGCCGACTCGCTCGCGTCGGTCGTCCGCTCCGTGCTGGATGGAGAGGCGGACCTCGCGGTCGGCTCGCGTCGCCATCCCGATGCGCGCATCGCCCGTCACCGAACGTTCGCACGCCGACGACTCGGCGACACGTTCGCGTGGCTCGCCCGTCGGCTGCTCGACCCGCAGCTGTTCGACTACCAGTGTGGCGCGAAGGCCATCTCGCGCGCGGTATGGGAGGGCGTGCGCGAACACCTTTACGAACCGGGATTCGCGTGGGACATCGAACTGATCGCCATCGCGGGCGCGCTCGACCAGCCCATCGCGGAAGTGCCCATCGAGTGGCACGACCAGCCGGATTCGACGGTCTCGCCCGTGCGCACCTCGCTCGCGCTCGCGCGTGGGCTGCTCGCCGCACGCCACCGGGCGGCGCTCATCCACGAAAATCGGTTGCACAGCGCGATCGCGTCCCAGCGCGAGGAGCACCCGCTCGTCGACGTGGACGACCCATGA
- a CDS encoding GtrA family protein — translation MSTRTLLDGLYARFAAITSTVRFGQFVSIGVLGAICENVVLLGLVEGVGVTPELAKLVGAEASIVVMFAANERWTFADAGRTGVRWLIRRFLTSNLVRAGGVLVGTVVFSALLRWVDVSLSVAGIELWLLAANVIGIAVGLVVNYVAESLFTWRVHTKADGG, via the coding sequence ATGAGCACGCGGACGCTACTCGACGGTCTCTACGCTCGCTTCGCGGCGATAACCTCGACCGTGCGTTTCGGCCAGTTCGTCTCCATCGGCGTGCTCGGCGCGATCTGTGAGAACGTCGTCCTGTTGGGACTGGTTGAGGGCGTCGGCGTCACGCCCGAACTCGCCAAACTCGTCGGGGCGGAGGCCTCCATCGTCGTGATGTTCGCGGCCAACGAGCGCTGGACGTTCGCCGACGCGGGCCGGACGGGAGTCCGTTGGCTCATCCGACGCTTTCTCACCTCGAATCTCGTCCGCGCGGGCGGCGTGCTCGTCGGCACGGTGGTGTTCTCGGCGCTGCTTCGCTGGGTCGACGTCTCGCTGTCGGTCGCTGGCATCGAACTCTGGCTGCTCGCCGCCAACGTCATCGGCATCGCAGTCGGACTGGTCGTCAACTACGTCGCCGAGAGCCTGTTCACGTGGCGTGTTCACACGAAAGCCGACGGCGGATGA
- a CDS encoding type 1 glutamine amidotransferase family protein → MPSALFVVSEEGYWGEECTTPLTMLSDADVDITVATPSGDPPEIDERSVDPDEVGEETAAEVREIHESDERLNDPMPIATADAADYDLVAFPGGHGTEWDVNQDHHARALLVDAVSGDEGKGYVVCHAAGILAFAREEDGSPFVDGRDVTGFPNEWEEGIVDDHDRMPDGRKLPYWVEDEVKAAGGNWDAELDADTSVTVDGDLITARGPGSSAAGGEQLLEELDIEQS, encoded by the coding sequence ATGCCAAGCGCACTGTTCGTCGTCAGCGAGGAAGGGTACTGGGGCGAGGAATGTACGACGCCGCTCACGATGCTTTCGGATGCGGACGTCGATATCACCGTGGCGACGCCGAGCGGCGACCCGCCGGAGATCGACGAGCGTTCCGTCGATCCCGACGAGGTGGGCGAGGAGACCGCCGCGGAGGTTCGAGAGATCCACGAATCCGACGAACGCCTGAACGACCCGATGCCGATCGCGACCGCCGACGCCGCCGACTACGACCTCGTGGCCTTCCCCGGCGGCCACGGCACCGAGTGGGACGTCAATCAGGACCACCACGCCCGCGCGTTGCTGGTCGACGCCGTCTCCGGCGACGAGGGCAAGGGCTACGTCGTCTGCCACGCGGCGGGCATCCTCGCCTTCGCCCGCGAGGAGGATGGCTCGCCGTTCGTCGACGGCCGCGATGTGACTGGGTTCCCGAACGAGTGGGAGGAAGGGATCGTCGACGACCACGACCGGATGCCCGACGGCCGAAAACTCCCCTACTGGGTCGAGGACGAGGTCAAAGCCGCCGGCGGTAACTGGGACGCCGAACTCGATGCCGATACGAGTGTGACTGTCGATGGCGACCTCATCACCGCCCGTGGTCCGGGCTCGTCGGCCGCCGGTGGCGAGCAGTTGCTCGAAGAACTGGATATCGAACAGTCCTAA
- a CDS encoding DUF5694 domain-containing protein: MDNPELDEVNVDADDVLANERQAQLEDLAERLAEWNPDRIAVERPYDNVEAVNSLYEKYRTGEYAYNREESFPAPHPMRNDDDSECRSEVVQIGFRLADRLNHEQVYPVDEHPEEPDSDPFADRDIDSTRKTSVSLPDPDEWKHEVENRLVSTPIPEYLTWINQRSQLRFNHSLMFDRGIRTTKDGFGSPALLTYWYDRNIRMVHHLWRTIEPGDERILLVVGTGHIRVFQHLLNETPMLCPVSPLSYLPRL, translated from the coding sequence ATGGACAATCCGGAACTCGATGAAGTGAACGTCGACGCCGACGACGTGCTCGCGAACGAGCGCCAAGCGCAACTCGAAGACCTCGCCGAGCGCCTCGCGGAGTGGAACCCGGACCGAATTGCGGTCGAACGCCCGTACGACAACGTCGAGGCCGTGAACTCGCTCTACGAGAAGTATCGAACGGGTGAGTACGCCTACAACCGCGAGGAGTCGTTCCCGGCTCCACACCCGATGCGAAACGACGACGATAGCGAGTGCCGAAGCGAAGTCGTGCAAATCGGCTTTCGACTGGCCGACAGACTGAATCACGAGCAGGTATATCCCGTCGACGAGCATCCCGAAGAACCCGATAGCGACCCGTTCGCCGACCGTGACATCGATTCGACACGGAAGACGTCGGTTTCGCTACCTGACCCCGACGAATGGAAACACGAGGTCGAAAACCGACTCGTGTCGACTCCGATTCCGGAATACCTCACGTGGATAAATCAGAGATCACAGCTCCGATTCAATCACAGTCTGATGTTCGACCGTGGAATACGAACAACGAAAGATGGGTTTGGTAGTCCGGCGCTCCTCACGTACTGGTACGACCGCAACATTCGGATGGTTCACCACCTCTGGCGGACGATAGAACCGGGCGACGAGCGAATCTTGTTGGTTGTCGGTACCGGCCACATTCGGGTGTTCCAACATCTCCTGAACGAAACGCCGATGCTGTGTCCGGTGAGTCCGCTGTCGTATCTGCCCAGGCTTTAG